CACTAATAGTTTTTTCTCTCATTATTGAGCCTCCTTAAAGATTACAAGTTTTGCCGCTACATAATTTAATATGATGACAAGTATATTAGAAATTATTTTCACGGGCATATCGTAAAAATTCAGCACGTCAACGAATATAAACATTATCGCTAAATCCATTAATCCCGTACCAATCCGAGCCATTACAAATAAATAGAACTCGTGAAAAATATTATTTCCGACCGAATGAAACACATATTGACGATTCGCCCAGAAAGCAAATATTACAGCCAGAAGCCACGAAATAGCAGAACTAGCTACAACGCCGACTCCAAATTTACGCGTGAACAGCCAATAAAGAAATATAGCAAGCACTGTAGTTAGTACTCCTACAATGCCGTATAGAAATAAATGCTTGATAGTCTTGTAATTCATGCAAATAAACAGCTCCGTTTTTCATTTTTCAGCTATTATATAATATGACTTCAGGAGGGATTTATTTATAATGGCAAAAAATTTTTATGTAACGACACCGATTTATTATGTAAATGATAAGCCTCACATCGGGCACGCTTACACGACTATAGCATGTGATGCAATTTCGAGATATAAGCGTCTGAAGGGCTTTGACGTGAAATTTTTGACAGGAACAGACGAACACGGCCAGAAAATAGAACGAGCCGCACAAAATTTTCACAAGACACCGCAAGAACTAGTTGACGAGATTCACGTAAAATTTAAAGACTTATGGAAGACTCTTAATATTTCAAACGATGACTTTATCAGGACTACAGAGCCTAGACACATTAAGACAGTGCAGGAAATTTTTTCGCGTTTACTTGCAAAAGGAGACATTTACAAGGGCAAATATGAAGGTTTTTACTGTGTCTCGTGTGAAAATTACGTGAGCGAGTCAAATATGGCAGCTGATAAAACTTGTCCTGACTGCGGCGCAAAATTAATTAACATGCAGGAAGAGAGCTATTTTTTCAGAGCGTCAAAATATGTTCCTGACCTGATAAAATTCTATGAAGCTAACCCGAACGCAATCAAGCCCGCAACACGTTATAATGAGATTATGAGCTTTCTGCGCGGAGGAGTAAAAGATATTTCTGTATCGCGAACAAGTTTAAAATGGGGGATTCCAGTTCCCGGCGATGAGAATCACGTTATTTATGTATGGTTTGACGCGCTAATAAATTATTTGTCAGCGTTGAATTTTCCTGATGGTGAAGACTTTGCTAAATTCTGGCCTAATTCGTATCACGTTGTCGGCAAGGATATTATACGATTTCATTGCGTTACTTGGCCGTTGATATTGCTTGCTTTGGGTGAAAAATTGCCCGCCGGAATTATCGCGCACGGATGGTGGACTATCAAAGGCGGAAAAATGAGCAAATCCAAAGGTAATGTAATTGACCCTCTCGACATGATTCATAAATACGGTCTTGACCCGTTCAGATATTTTTTGCTGCGTGAAGTGCCGTTCGGTTCTGATGGAGAATTTAGCGAGGATGCATTAATCGGGCGTATAAATTCAGATTTAGCAAACGATCTAGGAAATTTATTAAATCGTACGCTTCAGATGATAAAGAATTATAGAGATGGAGTCGTGCCTTCTTACAATGACGCAAATTCGCCGTTGAGAGAACTAGCGCAGACAACTATCACAAAAGTTGATGACTTCATGAATGATTTTGCGTTCGACAGTGCGTTAAAAGCTATCTGGGAATTTATTTCGCGTTCAAATAAATTTATCGACGAGACTACCCCGTGGATTCTCGCAAAGAATAACGAGTCAGATAAACTTGATTATGTGCTGCTAAATCTGTATGAGGCTTTGAGGCTTTGTGCTGTGCTGATTTCTCCGTTTATGCCCGTAACGAGTGAAAAAATTTGTGAGCAGTTAGGCTGTGAGCTGAAAATTTCAGAATGGGGCGCAGGTTCAGGAAATAAAATAAACAAGGGAGAAATTTTGTTCCCGCGAATAGATTTAAAGAAGGAGACGCAAAAAATGTCAGAGAGTCAAGCAGTCCAAGAGCCAGAGCAGAGTTCGCAAATTACAATAGAAGATTTTGCGAAAATAGAAATGAGAGTCGGCCAAATTACGGGCTGTGATGAGATTCCGAGATCTAAGAAGTTATACAAATTGACCGTTGATTTAGGCTCGGAAGTAAGAACAGTTTGCAGCGGAATCAAAGAATATTTCAAGCCCGAAGACCTGACCGGCAAAAAAATTATTCTCGTCTGCAACCTTAAGCCCGTAAAATTATGCGGAGTCGACAGCAACGGAATGATTCTCGCCGCAAGTGTTAAGAGTGAAGGAAAATTAACGCTTTTAACGCCTCTTGATGAAAATATACCGCTTGGGAGTGTGGTCAGCTGATGATAAATATTAGGAGGCGTGAACACGAGTTTTTGACGGGCGAAATAAATTCATGGCTTGACGAGGGCATAATCACAACTGAACAGAGCGAAAAAATTTTGTCTCTCTATGACGTGAAAGAATACAGCTTACGAAGAATCTTAATTTTTGCCGGGATAATATTATTGGCTCTCGGCGGAGTAAGTTTTATTGCGTCAAAATGGCATGTCCTGCCGAAATTATTGCGTTTGTGCGTGTTAATTGGCGGTTACTTGATTTCGTTGATAGCGTGTTCGTTTGCCGGAATTAACACAAAGGCGGGAAAAAGTTTTTTGCTGTTAGGGAGCTTTATTTTGGGCGCAGGGATATTTTTAGGGACGCGAATGTATAATATCAAGCTCGATTTGTCGCAAATTCTTGAATTCTGGATAATTGCCGAGATAGTAACGAGTATTATAACGCGTGATTTGTGGCAGGTTTATTTACTGGAAGTCTTGAGCTTGTTTTACTTGATTGCGATTAATGCGATAGATATTTTTGCGCTTCAATTCTCGAACACTGCACATTTTCAGATATGGGAATTTTTCTCGCCGATTAAAGCATTTATCTTGATTATAGCGTTATGGGCTGTGAACTGGCGCATAAAATCAAGGGTCTTAACGAACGCAAATATTTTGATTACGCTTTTATTGCTGGCTTCAAGAATGAGTCTGTGCATAGGCGGGACTTGGACACTTGTAATTCTTGCGATAACGGGCGGAGTCATGTCGATTGCAATAAAAAATTTAGACGTTCAAGTTATAGGCCTGCTAATGGCGGGAGTATTCGGTTTATTGCTGACTTGGCCTGAGTTCTGGCTTGGCTTTGAACACGGGAATATTTACGGGATTATAAGCGCGTTATGTCTAGTTCCGTTAATGCTCGTGAATATTTGGCGCGGTCATATGGTCGCGGGAATAGTTTTTTGCGTGCTGTTGATATGCAGATATTTCTTTGACAGCTTGTTTGGGTTCATGCCAAAGGCGTGGGGCTTTACATTACTGGGAATTATATTTATGTTGATAGGCGTATTTTTTGAGCGCATAAAGAAGAGTGAGTCAGAGAATTAATATCGGCTATGTACGTGTTTTATGCTGTAATCAACGGGAGCAGCCGATAAGGTTTTAGCTTTTGACTTTGCAGCACATTACGGGGTTAGGGTAGTAGCGCGAATATCGTTCGTTCTGCCCACCCACCCACCCGTATTTAAGGGGTAGCGCGAATAACGAAAGGAGATAATCTAACATTGATAGAAATAATAATAGAAGGTATGACAGCCAGCGGAAAAAGTACTCTCGCTAATTTATTGAGTGAACGTCTAAAAATTGACCTCATGCCCGAAGAGTTCAGAGACCCGAATAATTTATTAGGCCGTTTCCATAATAATAGAAAATGGGCGTTTCCTATGCAGTTAAATTTTTTAGTTACCAGATTCGCGCAATATTTATGTGCAGTCGATGACGAGAAAAAATATATTCTTGACCGCAGCTTAATGGGTGATAAGGTCTACGCAAAATTATATTATGAACTCGGATATTTAACTGATGGGCAGTTCGGGCAGTATTTGAATCTTCACGAGTCATTATCTCGCGATGTTACCCAGCCGAAATTATTAATTCACGTGCATTGCGAATTTAACGAGATTATCAGGCGCATTCACTTGAGGGGCCGTCAAGACGAAATAGAAGCCGGCGAGTCTTACTGGAAGAGTTTATATAACGCTTATGAGTCCGTGAGATTCCCGAATGAATTTGATTTTGACTTGTCGAATCCTGCATTTATTCACACTCCAAGCATGATAGAAAAATTTTTGTCCGACGTTAGAGAGCGTTTGTCATGATAATTAGTGAACTCTTGCAGGAAATAAATAATTTCGCACCCTTTGAGCTTTGCGCAGATTGGGATAATTCGGGCTTGATCGTCGGCGATTATGAGTCAGAGGTCAAGAAAATTGCAGTTTCTCTCGACGCTGTACCGGAAGCAGTAATTCAAGCAGGTAATCTCGGCTGCAATGTGCTCGTAACTCATCACCCGTTAATTTTTCGTGGAATCAAGCAGATTAATATAAATAACTGGCAGGGACTCGCGATAAAAGAGGCTTTAACGCGCGAAATAAATATTATTGCTGCTCACACAAATTTTGACAGGGCGGCTCATGGCGTTAATTACGTTCTCGCAGAAAAAATCGGACTTGAGCAGCTCGAAAATTTATCAGATTACGGCCTCAAAGGAAATTTACGCGAAAAAATGAGTCTTGATATTTTCTTAGCTCACGTAAAAAATTGCTGGAATTTAACGCACTTGGACTGTTACGGACTTGAACGCGATATAAAACGAGTCTCACTATGCGGAGGAAGCGGCGCGGAATTTTGGCAGTTTGCAAGTGATTCCGATATTTATATTACTGCTGACATGAAATATCATGAACTAATTGACGCAACTAGAAGCGGCCTTATAATAGCATCATGCAATCACGGAGAAATGGAACGAGTCAGCATGAACAAATTAGCAGAAAATTTACACGCAAATTTACTCGATGTCAAAGCACTAGACAATTACAGGAGAATTT
The genomic region above belongs to Synergistaceae bacterium and contains:
- a CDS encoding Nif3-like dinuclear metal center hexameric protein, translated to MIISELLQEINNFAPFELCADWDNSGLIVGDYESEVKKIAVSLDAVPEAVIQAGNLGCNVLVTHHPLIFRGIKQININNWQGLAIKEALTREINIIAAHTNFDRAAHGVNYVLAEKIGLEQLENLSDYGLKGNLREKMSLDIFLAHVKNCWNLTHLDCYGLERDIKRVSLCGGSGAEFWQFASDSDIYITADMKYHELIDATRSGLIIASCNHGEMERVSMNKLAENLHANLLDVKALDNYRRI
- a CDS encoding GtrA family protein; protein product: MNYKTIKHLFLYGIVGVLTTVLAIFLYWLFTRKFGVGVVASSAISWLLAVIFAFWANRQYVFHSVGNNIFHEFYLFVMARIGTGLMDLAIMFIFVDVLNFYDMPVKIISNILVIILNYVAAKLVIFKEAQ
- the metG gene encoding methionine--tRNA ligase, with the translated sequence MAKNFYVTTPIYYVNDKPHIGHAYTTIACDAISRYKRLKGFDVKFLTGTDEHGQKIERAAQNFHKTPQELVDEIHVKFKDLWKTLNISNDDFIRTTEPRHIKTVQEIFSRLLAKGDIYKGKYEGFYCVSCENYVSESNMAADKTCPDCGAKLINMQEESYFFRASKYVPDLIKFYEANPNAIKPATRYNEIMSFLRGGVKDISVSRTSLKWGIPVPGDENHVIYVWFDALINYLSALNFPDGEDFAKFWPNSYHVVGKDIIRFHCVTWPLILLALGEKLPAGIIAHGWWTIKGGKMSKSKGNVIDPLDMIHKYGLDPFRYFLLREVPFGSDGEFSEDALIGRINSDLANDLGNLLNRTLQMIKNYRDGVVPSYNDANSPLRELAQTTITKVDDFMNDFAFDSALKAIWEFISRSNKFIDETTPWILAKNNESDKLDYVLLNLYEALRLCAVLISPFMPVTSEKICEQLGCELKISEWGAGSGNKINKGEILFPRIDLKKETQKMSESQAVQEPEQSSQITIEDFAKIEMRVGQITGCDEIPRSKKLYKLTVDLGSEVRTVCSGIKEYFKPEDLTGKKIILVCNLKPVKLCGVDSNGMILAASVKSEGKLTLLTPLDENIPLGSVVS
- a CDS encoding deoxynucleoside kinase, producing the protein MIEIIIEGMTASGKSTLANLLSERLKIDLMPEEFRDPNNLLGRFHNNRKWAFPMQLNFLVTRFAQYLCAVDDEKKYILDRSLMGDKVYAKLYYELGYLTDGQFGQYLNLHESLSRDVTQPKLLIHVHCEFNEIIRRIHLRGRQDEIEAGESYWKSLYNAYESVRFPNEFDFDLSNPAFIHTPSMIEKFLSDVRERLS
- a CDS encoding DUF2157 domain-containing protein, encoding MINIRRREHEFLTGEINSWLDEGIITTEQSEKILSLYDVKEYSLRRILIFAGIILLALGGVSFIASKWHVLPKLLRLCVLIGGYLISLIACSFAGINTKAGKSFLLLGSFILGAGIFLGTRMYNIKLDLSQILEFWIIAEIVTSIITRDLWQVYLLEVLSLFYLIAINAIDIFALQFSNTAHFQIWEFFSPIKAFILIIALWAVNWRIKSRVLTNANILITLLLLASRMSLCIGGTWTLVILAITGGVMSIAIKNLDVQVIGLLMAGVFGLLLTWPEFWLGFEHGNIYGIISALCLVPLMLVNIWRGHMVAGIVFCVLLICRYFFDSLFGFMPKAWGFTLLGIIFMLIGVFFERIKKSESEN